In a genomic window of Siniperca chuatsi isolate FFG_IHB_CAS linkage group LG1, ASM2008510v1, whole genome shotgun sequence:
- the bbs4 gene encoding Bardet-Biedl syndrome 4 protein: MATASSVDHPKMADEEQATTLPVATEAKKRRAPKAPELPILERRNWLIHQHYIRKDYDTCKAIIKEQLQETTGMCEYAIYVQALILRLEGKIQQSLELFQSCAILNPSSADNLKQVARSLFLLGKHKAAIEFYHEAAKFSEKDWEISHNLGLCYFFIKDFKNAEEHLNIALQINKHDKTFMMLGKVHLLAGETDKAIEVYKRAVEFSPENTELLATLGLLFLQLGKYQKAFEHLGNALTFDPNNYKAILAAGSMMQTHGDFDVAMNKYRVAACAVPESPPLWNNIGMCFFGKKKYVAAISCLKRAHYLSPFDWKVLYNLGLVHLTMQQYASAFHFLSAAINLNPRMGELYMLLAVALTNLEDVENATRAYEQAVTMDGSNPLVNLNFAIFLYNHGEKKGALDQYQEMERKVNLLRDSSSNFEFDPELMDMAQKMGAALQVTESLVWTKPGKDSKSKPNSAAATKTPGAPLGTNQALGQAMSSAASYNKNIQLPTGVSKCPSMPLEPEPDVEKAPSPPSDPPGSPEHAESDKPKPKTSKRKSKVEE; this comes from the exons CTCCCAGTTGCGACTGAAGCCAAGAAACGTCGGGCACCTAAAG CTCCAGAACTTCCAATTTTGGAGAGGAGAAACTGGCTAATCCACCAGCACTATATCCGCAAAGACTATGATACCTGTAAG GCGATCATCAAAGAACAACTGCAGGAGACTACTGGAATGTGTGAATATGCCATATATGTTCAAG CACTAATCTTGCGTCTTGAGGGCAAGATCCAACAGTCCCTGGAGCTGTTTCAGAGCTGTGCCATCCTTAATCCCAGCAGCGCTGACAACCTCAAGCAAGTGGCCAGATCACT ATTTCTTCTGGGAAAGCACAAAGCAGCTATCGAATTCTATCATGAAGCTGCAAAGTTCAGCGAGAAAGACTgg GAGATCAGTCataatctggggttgtgctatTTCTTCATCAAAGACTTCAAAAAT GCTGAAGAGCATCTAAACATAGCTCTCCAGATAAATAAACACGACAAGACTTTCATGATGCTTGGAAAGGTTCATTTGCTGGCTGGAGAAACCGACAAGGCCATCGAAGTGTACAAGAGGGCAGTGGA ATTCTCTCCAGAGAATACTGAACTCCTGGCAACTCTTGGCCTGCTGTTTTTACAG CTTGGAAAATACCAAAAAGCTTTTGAGCACCTTGGAAATGCCCTCACTTTTGACCCCAACAATTATAAG GCCATCCTGGCTGCAGGCAGCATGATGCAGACCCATGGTGACTTTGATGTGGCCATGAACAAGTATCGAGTGGCAGCATGTGCTGTGCCTGAGAGCCCCCCTCTCTGGAACAACATCGGCATGTGCTTCtttggaaaaaagaaatatgtagCT GCCATCAGCTGCCTGAAGCGGGCCCATTACTTGTCTCCTTTTGACTGGAAAGTGTTGTACAACCTGGGTCTGGTACACCTGACCATGCAGCAGTATGCCTCTGCCTTCCACTTCCTCAGTGCAGCCATCAACCTGAACCCACGTATGGGGGAACTCTACATGTTGCTGGCAG TGGCTCTGACCAACTTGGAGGATGTAGAGAATGCCACCAGAGCTTATGAACAAGCTGTGACAATGGACGG ATCCAACCCTCTGGTCAACCTGAACTTTGCCATCTTCCTCTACAATCATGGTGAAAAGAAGGGAGCTCTGGATCAGTAtcaggagatggagaggaaagtCAACCTACTTCGAGACAGCAGTAGCAACTTTGAATTTGACCCTGAG CTAATGGACATGGCTCAGAAGATGGGAGCTGCCCTGCAGGTGACAGAGAGTCTGGTGTGGACTAAACCAGGCAAGGACtccaaatcaaaaccaaactcTGCAGCAGCCACCAAAACCCCCGGTGCTCCCCTTGGTACTAACCAAGCTCTGGGCCAGGCCATGTCTTCTGCTGCGAGCTACAACAAGAACATCCAGCTACCAACAG GAGTTTCCAAATGCCCCTCCATGCCCCTTGAGCCAGAACCTGACGTGGAGAAAGCCCCCAGCCCCCCCAGTGATCCTCCAGGCTCCCCAGAACATGCAGAGTCAGACAAGCCCAAACCCAAAACCTCCAAGAGGAAATCTAAGGTGGAGGAATGA